A window of Gossypium raimondii isolate GPD5lz chromosome 7, ASM2569854v1, whole genome shotgun sequence genomic DNA:
aaaatataattccgTCATTTTAATAGTccatatctttataattttaaaagattaaatcatttttagggagacaaagtacaattttatctttattaatttacctaaatgaaaaacttttcattttagggcCCCTAGCTACGTGGAAAGATAAGtaatgttgaaaaattttataaagaatgCAATTGTGTTACTTCCCAAATTGGTTCTTATTGAATTGGATTAGCACAAATCCTCTAGGGGATGTAGCTAAATCCTCGAAGCTCTTTacatccttaatctctttaTAATTGGAGAATTATTTTATAGCACAATCAAGGGGCAAAGCTAAAAATTCTGGGTAGCAAggtgaaattatatatttttatgaaaattaaaatgcaatttcatcattgtattaattttaaattttataaattttgaagggactaaagttaaaatttcctattttaTAGCACTCTTAGCTCACATTTGTCTTTTGAACCCAATTTGCCTTCCTTGGAAAGCTTCTTAGATCTtgatttataacttaaaaaacATGTGAAACCAAAGTCAAATAATTAGACGGTGGTGGAGCCAGAAAATTTCTTTTGGGgttggaattaaattgtatttttttacgatagtaaaaaagtaatttcatcattttaatagactagatctttatactttttaaaggattaaatcaaatttttattattttttgggggggtcaaactacaattttaccattactaatttaaaattttataaattataaatcgcctaaatgaaaaaaatttcattttaaagggCCCGGGGCCCCTGCCTACCCCTTGGCTCTACCACTGATTAGAGGCcaactaatttttaatgtttttgtaactGAACTGGTTATGTCACTGATTTTCACTTCGACcagtttgattaaataaattatttaaaaaacttataaaataaaaaatagaaaaacctAGATCAAATCCTAGTTAATCCAAATTTTAGCCTGGTACACAACCGATTCAACCTCTTTCTCCAGATTAATGTCCTGATTAATTCTCGATCTAATCCTTTTCCAACAACCTTGTTAATTTCTAATCTCGATTCTACCGATGAggtaatatgattttttttttcatccaaaaaaaaaattagagaataaGAGAAATTCAAACTATAAGAACATCTTCATTGACGTAAAAAAGACATGAACGAGCATTTTTTGGCCGGGAAGTTCGTTTTGACCGTTAATTATAGTTATTAAATAACTCATTCGAAACATGTATATTATTTGGTCAATTTATCATAAGATTTCTATTTCGTCCTTCCAGATGTTCTTTCTTTTGAATACTTATTCTTGATGTCTTGGAAgggttaaaatatattcaaaatcttCATAAATTcagaatttagtccctctatttttaattttaataattcaattcttttattctttggatTTAAATATGTAAGTATAGTGtttacattattaaaaattcatgtcTATTACAGCATCATTTTATTGATTACATGGTAATcaagtgagttttttttaaattttaaaatgtcacaacaacaaatttagcaagataattttaataatattaacattggacctaaattttaaattcaaaagtaaaaggactaaattctaaatgttcAAGAGCGCATGGACTTGTAGCgtattttaggttaaaatatgttattactCCATGTACTTCTATAGAATTTGAtatttagtccctgtaccttaaaagttaaaacccaatcctactttttcaattaaaaaatctcAGCCCAATAATCATTGTCGTTGATAGTTTCtgtaaaaatttattagtttaaCGTGTGTAttttccattaattatatatcaCATAATATCAAAACGTCTTAACCAACATGCCATGTTGATAAATTTTGACCGGAAATACTAAAAATGTTAATGATTGCGCTAAGATTTTTAGACcaacttaatttttaacttttttaagtataagaattaaatctcaaattttattaaaatacagGGACTCAaaaaagcatattttaacctttttgaAAATTCCTGGCAATTTCGTCAATGTCTTCTGTATATATAAACTTGTTTTCGACTACCCATATCTGCAAATCCAACATAATCGATCCCCCGAAAACTTTCCCATAtatctccttttctttttcttgttcaaAAACTTTCCCTCCTTCCGAAcaggaaaagaaaacaagagaATTACACATTGAATAATCTCTAAAATTTTCCTTCCTTccaaaaacaattaaaaccctttttttttccctttctttccaTTGTAAAACCATGAAGATTAAAATCAAAGAATACGAACGTGTTCTTCGTTATTTCGACAAAGATGGAGATGGTAAAATCTCAGCATCAGAATTAATCCATAGATTAAACCAAATGGGTGAAAATCTATTGTTTAACGAAGCAAAAGTTGCAGTGGAAGCATTGGATTCTAATGGCGATGGATTATTggatttagaggatttaatagCTTTAATGGAAGaaggaaatgaagaagaaaaattaaaggatttgAAGGAAGCTTTTGGGATGTATGATGTTGATGGAAATGGGTTTATTACAGCTCAAGGACTTAAAAGAATGCTTAGTAAACTTGGGGAATTGAAGTCTATTGATGAATGTAAAgttatgattaaaaaatttgatcttaatGGCGATGGTGTTCTTAGTTTTGAGGAATTTAGAGTTATGATGCAGTGATTAATTTTGGTTGAGAATAAGTTTTTGAAGTGTCGTCTGTCCAACAGTCCAACGGATTTTCAGTTAGTGGAAGCATTGTACTCGAGGTGTTTATGCTCGGTTTTAGTTCCATGTTTTATTTCTCGATTCTAAGTACAGCCCTAATAGGATCACTGAGTTTTTGAAAGCGCCTCCATTGGGACTTTATTTGGAGTAGGGGGACAAAACCCGTGGCCAAAACCAATCATAGATACCCCGAGAACGATATCTCTATTCGAGAGTTTAATCAATCACTTAACAGACaacactttaaaaaattttcccaCTTTCATTTGTATTTAATTGATGGATTGATTTGTTGTTTGGGATTTAGCattctttttgtaattatttatggTTGTTTTATCAGTTAAATatgttgaatttaattaaattattcattcttttatttgtattatatttgaGTCTTTGAGTAAAACTGAAATATCAttgcttttcaattttaatgcgtttttaattttttttcatgaatcGACCATATATAACTACAACTACAGTTATATTTgagtaaattttcaatttcctcattaaaccataaaaatatcatatgaTTATAAACCctattaatttattacattttgtCCCTCAATGTTTATTAGTTAAACTTATTACcgatttacttattttatagTGGAATGACCAAAATACAATCTAGAAGATAGTTAAGAGACTTTTATAGTTTACCAATGAATTATTAtaacattatgtaaaatattataagcattataataatttatgtaattttattataaaaactatatattgaACAGGTAAAATCAAGTCAGTCAATTTTCTATTGATAACATCCATTCGATTGGAATATTTTATCTCGAAGTAAACTGAAACAATATATTCTAGTTTCcattttaatgttaatattgGTCGTacttatacaaaattttaatgttttcatcttaattattttctttttataaggcttaatataacatttggtGCTTAAATTTTgacactttttttaatttagtacctaaacttCACAATTTTTCTTAAGTTGATACTTAATCTTTTGGaggttcaatttggtacctaaactttacTCTTTTCCTAATTTGTTACCTTTTTTTGTTCGATTTGGTACTTgtcaaatattttacaaattactccaatatactaaaaatgtttttatgaggtagcaaaaataattaatgtatgACCGACATGTGATagatgatatgatatttttgtattttatatgttcaattacttttagttttatttatttatttattttattaattgaaaataatgaatttctttaaattggggtttcaaaatatttttcttatttaatattaatttgttaagCGAACtcaatatctattttttaacatgaatttccTCTAATATTGACAATATTTTTAcagcataataataaaaaattcaacacgGTTagtattttacataatttatataacatttaataaatttaggtactaggtaccaaattagaaaatgtCAAGCTCAGAtaccaaatgttatattaagccTTTTggtaattacatttaaaataaaaataatcatttaattaactaataattctaaaattaataatttcataccgatatatataattcagatatatatgtacataatatttacaatatttaaaaaatattgatgaaCGGGAAATAATACACCAATGCTGACTGCCTCGGGTAAAACCATACCATTACCTTACCAAAAATGGCCTTACCCTAGAGCTCCCTATTGTCCCTCCATTGCACAATGTCAGGTGCCGTTTATAA
This region includes:
- the LOC105770409 gene encoding putative calcium-binding protein CML19, which gives rise to MKIKIKEYERVLRYFDKDGDGKISASELIHRLNQMGENLLFNEAKVAVEALDSNGDGLLDLEDLIALMEEGNEEEKLKDLKEAFGMYDVDGNGFITAQGLKRMLSKLGELKSIDECKVMIKKFDLNGDGVLSFEEFRVMMQ